A single genomic interval of Agromyces cerinus harbors:
- the uraH gene encoding hydroxyisourate hydrolase — MTISQITTHVLDATAGRPAEGVAVELAVREASGWALVGAGVTDADGRATGLGPASVPPGEYRLRFDTGAFFAARGTETFYPEVVLHFEVVEAGRHYHVPLLLSPFAYSTYRGS, encoded by the coding sequence ATGACCATCTCCCAGATCACGACGCATGTGCTCGACGCGACCGCCGGTCGCCCCGCCGAAGGCGTCGCCGTCGAGCTGGCCGTGCGCGAGGCATCCGGTTGGGCGCTCGTCGGTGCCGGCGTCACCGACGCCGACGGCCGTGCGACCGGGCTCGGCCCGGCCTCGGTGCCGCCGGGCGAATACCGCCTGCGCTTCGACACCGGTGCCTTCTTCGCCGCGCGTGGCACCGAGACGTTCTATCCCGAGGTCGTGCTGCACTTCGAGGTCGTCGAGGCGGGCCGGCACTATCACGTGCCGCTCCTGCTGAGCCCCTTCGCCTATTCGACCTACCGGGGGAGCTGA
- a CDS encoding xanthine dehydrogenase small subunit produces the protein MDDFAVTVNGRRRPLPTVAAHTSALDWLRETGLSGVKEGCAEGECGACAMLLATPDDRGGTAWTAVNACLVPVAALNGQEIVTSEGLGSPEALHPVQETLAGAGGSQCGYCTPGFVCSMADEYYRADRAPVAAGEEHAERGPNGFELHALSGNLCRCTGYRPIRDAAYSLGSPTADDELAARRARPAPRAAPTDLRSHDGRFIRPATLVEALGVLGDAPDALLVAGSTDVGVEVNLRGLRPPLVVAIDQLDELRTLSFDDDMIEVGAALTLSEVERRLGGRVPLLAQFFPQFASRLIRNRATFGGNLGTGSPIGDAPPALLALGARLVLASSAGEHEVELSEYFTGYRQTVRRPDEIIRAVRIPLPLAGVSAFHKIAKRRFDDISSVALGFALDVDDGVVTSARIGLGGVAATPLRALATEAALVGETWNIATVRAASQVLAAEGTPISDHRASSEYRSRMLGNALLKLYSATLIAAKQVPA, from the coding sequence ATGGATGACTTCGCCGTGACGGTCAACGGTCGGCGACGCCCCCTGCCCACTGTCGCCGCGCACACGAGCGCACTCGACTGGCTGCGCGAGACCGGCCTGTCGGGCGTCAAGGAGGGATGCGCCGAGGGCGAGTGCGGTGCCTGCGCGATGCTGCTCGCCACTCCCGACGATCGAGGCGGCACCGCGTGGACGGCGGTGAACGCCTGCCTCGTGCCCGTCGCTGCTCTGAACGGGCAGGAGATCGTCACCTCCGAGGGCCTCGGCTCTCCCGAAGCGCTGCACCCGGTGCAGGAGACGCTCGCCGGGGCCGGCGGCTCGCAGTGCGGGTACTGCACGCCGGGATTCGTCTGCAGCATGGCCGACGAGTACTACCGCGCCGATCGCGCGCCCGTCGCGGCGGGCGAGGAGCACGCCGAGCGCGGCCCCAACGGGTTCGAGCTGCACGCGCTCAGCGGTAACCTCTGCCGGTGCACGGGCTACCGTCCCATCCGCGACGCCGCGTACTCGCTCGGTTCGCCGACAGCCGATGACGAACTCGCCGCGAGGCGCGCACGGCCCGCACCTCGGGCCGCACCGACCGACCTCCGATCGCACGATGGCCGATTCATCCGCCCGGCGACGCTCGTCGAGGCACTCGGCGTGCTCGGCGATGCCCCCGACGCGCTCCTCGTGGCGGGATCGACCGATGTCGGCGTCGAGGTGAACCTGCGGGGCCTGCGCCCGCCGCTCGTCGTCGCGATCGACCAGCTCGACGAGCTGCGAACGCTCTCCTTCGACGATGACATGATCGAGGTCGGCGCGGCGCTGACCCTGTCCGAGGTCGAGCGCAGGCTCGGCGGGCGCGTTCCGCTCCTCGCGCAGTTCTTCCCGCAGTTCGCCTCCCGCCTGATCCGCAACCGCGCGACGTTCGGCGGCAACCTCGGCACGGGCTCGCCCATCGGCGACGCCCCTCCGGCGCTCCTCGCGCTCGGCGCACGTCTCGTGCTCGCCTCGAGCGCCGGGGAGCACGAGGTCGAGCTCTCCGAGTACTTCACGGGCTATCGGCAGACGGTGCGCCGACCCGACGAGATCATCCGCGCGGTGCGCATCCCGCTGCCGCTCGCGGGCGTCTCCGCGTTCCACAAGATCGCCAAGCGCCGTTTCGACGACATCTCGAGCGTCGCCCTCGGCTTCGCGCTCGACGTCGACGACGGGGTCGTCACCTCGGCGCGCATCGGCCTCGGCGGCGTGGCCGCCACCCCGCTGCGTGCGCTCGCCACCGAGGCGGCGCTCGTCGGCGAGACGTGGAACATCGCGACCGTGCGCGCCGCGTCGCAGGTGCTGGCGGCCGAGGGCACCCCGATCTCCGACCACCGGGCCTCGAGCGAGTACCGCTCGCGCATGCTCGGCAACGCCCTGCTGAAGTTGTACAGCGCCACGCTCATCGCTGCGAAGCAGGTGCCGGCATGA
- the uraD gene encoding 2-oxo-4-hydroxy-4-carboxy-5-ureidoimidazoline decarboxylase has translation MRLDAFNGLDRGSAVDVLRPCLDVPRWVEALADGRPYASVDALVAAASAAASPFTTAEVEGALAHHPPIGRRPGGETAEARMSRGEQAGVAATSRAVGAALAAGNLAYEEKFGRVFLIRAAGRSASEILDVLDERLAHSAAEEDVVVAEQLRQIAVLRLKGLVTP, from the coding sequence ATGAGGCTCGACGCGTTCAACGGCCTCGACCGCGGGTCCGCGGTCGACGTGCTCCGCCCGTGCCTCGACGTCCCGCGCTGGGTCGAGGCACTCGCCGACGGACGTCCGTACGCCTCGGTCGACGCGCTGGTGGCCGCAGCAAGCGCGGCCGCGTCGCCGTTCACCACCGCCGAGGTCGAGGGCGCGCTCGCGCACCATCCGCCCATCGGCCGGCGGCCCGGCGGCGAGACCGCCGAGGCGCGGATGTCGCGGGGCGAGCAGGCCGGCGTCGCCGCGACCTCGCGCGCCGTCGGTGCGGCGCTGGCGGCCGGCAACCTCGCATACGAGGAGAAGTTCGGGCGCGTCTTCCTGATCCGGGCCGCGGGCAGGTCGGCGAGCGAGATACTCGACGTACTCGACGAGCGCCTCGCGCACTCGGCGGCGGAGGAGGACGTGGTCGTCGCCGAGCAGTTGCGCCAGATCGCCGTGCTCCGACTGAAGGGACTCGTGACGCCATGA
- a CDS encoding DUF6986 family protein, whose translation MAHVRSARAAPAPRTALTAADLVAVDRRLAASDALLASAYPGDDGSRQPVHTVYVPADRYDAGLPAEWGVAALAAAESAGGLEALAVRVGLDPALVDQVVPAVRDKLEREPIEDLRLDFEDGYGDHGDEVEDSDARRLAERVAAAVAAGLAPPFIGVRIKSFEASTRARGIRTLDLFVSTLVARGDLPTGLAITMPKVSTVAQVEAMADVMAALERAHGLPDGRLRFEVQVETPQLVLGPDGVSPLAQLPAAVPGRISGLHYGTYDYSAALQISAANQSMEHPVADHAKEIMQLAVAGTGIRLSDGSTNLLPLGDRADEAWRLHARLVRRSLDRGFPQGWDLHANQLPTRFIATYAFYREGYAAASARLRDYLAHESGAVLDEPATARALAGFVLRGVDCGALAETEVAADVGIDRHALRVLAHPGPARPAPAPPKLANG comes from the coding sequence ATGGCCCACGTTCGCAGCGCCCGCGCTGCACCGGCACCGCGCACCGCGCTCACCGCGGCCGACCTGGTGGCGGTCGACCGCCGCCTCGCCGCGAGCGACGCGCTGCTCGCGAGCGCCTATCCGGGCGACGACGGATCGCGTCAACCGGTGCACACGGTCTACGTCCCGGCCGACCGCTACGACGCGGGCCTGCCTGCCGAGTGGGGCGTCGCCGCGCTCGCCGCAGCAGAGTCGGCGGGAGGTCTCGAGGCGCTCGCCGTTCGCGTCGGCCTCGATCCGGCGCTCGTCGACCAGGTCGTGCCCGCCGTGCGCGACAAGCTCGAGCGGGAGCCCATCGAAGACCTCCGCCTCGACTTCGAGGACGGCTACGGCGACCACGGCGACGAGGTCGAGGACTCCGACGCCCGGCGACTGGCCGAGCGCGTCGCCGCGGCGGTCGCCGCGGGGCTCGCGCCGCCCTTCATCGGCGTGCGCATCAAGAGCTTCGAGGCGTCGACGCGGGCGCGCGGCATCCGTACCCTCGATCTCTTCGTGAGCACCCTCGTCGCGCGCGGCGACCTGCCGACCGGCCTCGCGATCACGATGCCGAAGGTGTCGACGGTGGCACAGGTCGAGGCGATGGCCGACGTCATGGCGGCCCTCGAGCGCGCGCACGGACTGCCCGACGGCCGGCTCCGCTTCGAGGTGCAGGTCGAGACGCCGCAACTGGTGCTCGGCCCCGACGGCGTGTCACCGCTCGCGCAGCTGCCCGCCGCCGTGCCGGGTCGCATCAGCGGGCTGCACTACGGCACCTACGACTACAGCGCGGCGCTGCAGATCTCGGCGGCGAACCAGTCGATGGAGCACCCGGTCGCCGACCATGCGAAGGAGATCATGCAGCTCGCGGTCGCGGGCACCGGCATCCGGCTCTCCGACGGGTCGACGAACCTCCTCCCGCTCGGCGACCGCGCCGATGAGGCATGGCGGCTCCATGCCAGGCTCGTGCGCCGATCGCTCGACCGCGGGTTCCCGCAGGGCTGGGACCTGCACGCGAACCAGCTGCCGACCCGGTTCATCGCGACCTACGCGTTCTACCGCGAAGGGTACGCCGCGGCCTCCGCACGCCTCCGCGACTACCTCGCGCACGAGTCCGGCGCCGTGCTCGACGAACCGGCGACGGCACGCGCCCTCGCCGGGTTCGTGCTGCGCGGCGTCGACTGCGGCGCGCTCGCCGAGACCGAGGTCGCCGCCGATGTGGGCATCGACCGGCATGCACTCAGGGTGCTCGCCCACCCCGGGCCCGCCCGCCCCGCACCCGCTCCGCCGAAGCTCGCGAACGGCTGA
- a CDS encoding bifunctional allantoicase/(S)-ureidoglycine aminohydrolase — translation MNYFTPQGGLPAQTELLTDRAIVKEAYTVIPKGVLRDIVTSRLPGFRATRSWILARPIAGFATTFSQLIVEIGPGGGAERPEQEAAVEGVVFVTSGELTLVLEGEPHTLRAGGYAYLAAGATWSLANDGVDTTSFQWIRKAYEPVDGIPAPDSFVTRDQDVEPREMPGTNGAWATTRFVDPDDLAHDMHVNIVTFQPGGTLPFAETHVMEHGIFVLEGKGVYRLNDDWVEVEAGDFMWLRAFCPQACYAGGPGPFRYLLYKDVNRQIRLS, via the coding sequence ATGAACTACTTCACCCCGCAGGGCGGACTGCCCGCCCAGACCGAACTGCTCACCGACCGGGCGATCGTGAAGGAGGCGTACACGGTCATTCCGAAGGGCGTGCTGCGCGACATCGTGACGAGCCGGCTGCCGGGGTTCAGGGCCACGCGATCGTGGATCCTCGCCCGGCCGATCGCGGGCTTCGCGACGACCTTCTCGCAGCTGATCGTCGAGATCGGGCCGGGCGGCGGGGCGGAACGGCCCGAGCAGGAGGCCGCCGTGGAAGGCGTCGTGTTCGTCACGAGCGGCGAGCTCACCCTCGTGCTCGAGGGCGAGCCGCACACGCTGCGAGCCGGCGGCTACGCCTACCTCGCCGCGGGCGCCACCTGGTCGCTGGCGAACGACGGTGTCGACACGACGAGCTTCCAGTGGATCCGGAAGGCGTACGAGCCGGTCGACGGCATCCCCGCGCCGGACTCGTTCGTCACCCGCGACCAGGACGTCGAGCCGCGCGAGATGCCGGGCACGAACGGGGCGTGGGCAACGACCCGCTTCGTCGACCCCGACGACCTCGCGCACGACATGCACGTCAACATCGTGACGTTCCAGCCGGGCGGCACGCTGCCGTTCGCGGAGACCCACGTGATGGAGCACGGGATCTTCGTGCTCGAGGGCAAGGGGGTCTACCGGCTCAACGACGACTGGGTCGAGGTCGAGGCCGGGGACTTCATGTGGCTGCGGGCGTTCTGCCCGCAGGCGTGCTACGCGGGCGGTCCGGGGCCGTTCCGCTACCTGCTCTACAAAGACGTGAACCGGCAGATCCGGCTCTCATGA
- the allB gene encoding allantoinase AllB, whose protein sequence is MSRASAPTGSGETFDLVIRGDRMLLGGAFAPAEVAVRDGVIARIAPLGTALAGSRVMQLADDEVLIPGLVDTHVHVDEPGRTEWEGFASATRAAAAGGVTTIVDMPLNSIPPTTSVAALETKRRAADGRVFVDVGFWGGVVPGNLAELGPLVRGGVFGFKCFLLDSGVEEFAAVTAAEMEAAMAVLAATDSLLLVHAEDAQLIDAAPHPHSVDYADFLASRPREAEDSAIAAVIEGAARTGVRAHVVHLSSADSLGRIADARRAGVRLSVETCPHYLTLTAEEVPAGGTAFKCCPPIREAANRDALWRGLESGVIDFIVSDHSPAPTLVKDPGHGDFADAWGGIASLQLGLPLVWSAARGRGIRLEQVVEWMSGAPARGVGLTDKGRIAEGAAADLAVFAPDETFTVDAAALQHRHPVCPYDGRELVGVVRATLLAGRPVDREVARGRLLRREPAR, encoded by the coding sequence ATGAGTCGAGCATCGGCACCGACCGGGTCGGGCGAGACCTTCGACCTCGTGATCCGGGGCGATCGCATGCTCCTCGGCGGCGCGTTCGCGCCGGCCGAGGTCGCCGTGCGTGACGGCGTCATCGCCCGCATCGCACCGCTGGGCACCGCCCTCGCCGGGTCGCGCGTCATGCAGCTCGCCGACGACGAGGTGCTGATCCCCGGCCTCGTCGACACGCACGTGCACGTCGACGAGCCGGGCCGCACCGAGTGGGAGGGCTTCGCCTCGGCGACCCGCGCGGCGGCGGCGGGCGGCGTGACGACCATCGTCGACATGCCGCTGAACAGCATTCCGCCGACCACGTCGGTCGCCGCCCTCGAGACGAAGCGCCGCGCGGCCGACGGGCGGGTGTTCGTCGACGTCGGCTTCTGGGGCGGTGTCGTGCCGGGCAATCTCGCCGAACTCGGGCCGCTCGTGCGCGGCGGGGTCTTCGGCTTCAAGTGCTTCCTGCTGGACTCGGGCGTCGAGGAGTTCGCCGCGGTCACCGCCGCCGAGATGGAGGCCGCGATGGCCGTGCTCGCGGCGACCGACTCGCTGCTCCTCGTGCACGCCGAGGACGCGCAGCTGATCGACGCGGCGCCGCACCCGCACAGCGTCGACTACGCCGACTTCCTCGCGTCGCGGCCACGTGAGGCTGAGGACTCCGCGATCGCCGCCGTCATCGAGGGCGCCGCGCGCACCGGCGTGCGCGCGCACGTGGTGCACCTGAGCTCGGCGGATTCGCTCGGCCGCATCGCCGACGCCAGGCGCGCCGGGGTGCGGCTCTCGGTCGAGACCTGCCCGCACTACCTCACGCTCACGGCGGAGGAGGTGCCTGCGGGCGGCACGGCCTTCAAGTGCTGCCCGCCGATTCGCGAGGCCGCGAATCGCGACGCCCTCTGGCGCGGACTCGAGTCGGGCGTGATCGACTTCATCGTCTCCGATCACTCGCCGGCGCCGACGCTCGTGAAGGACCCGGGTCACGGGGACTTCGCCGATGCGTGGGGCGGCATCGCCTCGCTCCAGCTCGGGTTGCCCCTCGTCTGGAGCGCGGCGCGCGGCCGCGGCATCCGGCTCGAACAGGTCGTCGAGTGGATGTCGGGGGCACCCGCTCGTGGCGTCGGTCTCACCGACAAGGGCCGCATCGCCGAAGGCGCGGCGGCCGACCTCGCCGTCTTCGCGCCCGACGAGACGTTCACGGTCGATGCCGCGGCGCTCCAGCACCGCCACCCCGTGTGCCCGTACGACGGGCGCGAGCTCGTCGGAGTGGTGCGGGCGACGCTGCTCGCGGGGCGTCCGGTCGACCGCGAGGTCGCGCGCGGTCGGCTGCTGCGCAGGGAGCCGGCGAGATGA
- the pucL gene encoding factor-independent urate hydroxylase, with the protein MEGDPVTDRRIVLGPNQYGKAEVRVVKVTRDADRHEIDDLSVTSQLRGDFTGAHTSGDNAHVIPTDTQKNTIFAFARDGVGSPEAFLLRLADHFTASFDWVSGGRWEAERFAWRRIEVDGAPHDHSFVRSGEETRTAVVVADGDDRHVLGGLEGLTVLKTTQSGFEGFPRDRYTTLQETNDRILATDVAARWRYVGADVDYDAAYASVRALMLEAFAARYSAALQQTLFDMGSRVLEVHPEIAEIRFSMPNKHHFVVDLSPFGLDNPNEVFYAADRPYGLIEATVMREGLVPAPVAWEGIAGFC; encoded by the coding sequence ATGGAAGGAGACCCCGTGACCGACCGCAGGATCGTGCTCGGACCGAACCAGTACGGCAAGGCCGAGGTTCGCGTCGTGAAGGTCACCCGCGACGCCGACCGTCACGAGATCGACGACCTCAGCGTCACCTCGCAGCTTCGCGGCGACTTCACCGGAGCGCACACGTCGGGCGACAACGCGCACGTCATCCCGACCGACACGCAGAAGAACACGATCTTCGCGTTCGCCCGCGACGGCGTGGGCTCGCCCGAGGCGTTCCTGCTGCGCCTCGCCGACCACTTCACGGCGTCGTTCGACTGGGTGAGCGGCGGCCGCTGGGAGGCCGAGCGCTTCGCCTGGCGGCGCATCGAGGTCGACGGCGCCCCGCACGATCACTCCTTCGTGCGCTCGGGCGAGGAGACGCGCACCGCCGTGGTCGTCGCCGACGGCGACGACCGGCACGTCCTCGGCGGGCTCGAGGGGCTCACCGTGCTGAAGACGACGCAGTCGGGCTTCGAGGGCTTCCCGAGGGACCGGTACACGACCCTGCAGGAGACGAACGACCGCATCCTGGCCACGGATGTCGCGGCGCGCTGGCGTTACGTCGGCGCCGACGTCGACTACGACGCGGCCTACGCGAGCGTGCGCGCGCTCATGCTCGAGGCGTTCGCCGCGAGGTACTCGGCCGCCCTGCAGCAGACGCTCTTCGACATGGGGTCGCGCGTGCTCGAGGTGCACCCCGAGATCGCGGAGATCCGGTTCTCTATGCCGAACAAGCACCACTTCGTCGTCGACCTCAGCCCCTTCGGCCTCGACAACCCCAACGAGGTGTTCTATGCCGCCGATCGGCCGTACGGGCTCATCGAGGCCACGGTCATGCGCGAGGGCCTCGTGCCGGCGCCGGTGGCGTGGGAGGGCATCGCCGGGTTCTGCTGA